Proteins encoded together in one Shewanella oneidensis MR-1 window:
- a CDS encoding glutathione peroxidase, which yields MTSTIYRHNAIDIQGNPTPLTQYQGKVILIVNTASECGFTPQYKGLEALYQEYKARGFVVLGFPCNQFGAQEKANEQGIKSFCELNFGVSFPLFSKIEVNGEHTHPLYQYLKKAAPGMLGTERIKWNFTKFLINRQGEAVARFAPTTKPEDIRDKIESLLNK from the coding sequence ATGACATCCACTATCTATCGCCATAACGCAATTGACATTCAGGGTAATCCAACCCCATTGACACAATATCAAGGTAAAGTGATATTGATTGTAAACACCGCCAGCGAGTGCGGTTTTACGCCGCAGTACAAGGGGTTAGAAGCACTTTATCAAGAATACAAAGCGCGTGGATTTGTGGTTTTGGGCTTTCCCTGTAACCAGTTTGGCGCCCAAGAAAAGGCTAATGAACAAGGGATCAAAAGCTTTTGCGAACTCAACTTTGGGGTAAGCTTTCCACTGTTTTCGAAAATCGAGGTCAATGGTGAACATACCCATCCTCTCTACCAATATTTAAAGAAAGCCGCTCCCGGCATGTTAGGCACAGAACGCATAAAATGGAATTTCACCAAATTTTTAATTAATCGTCAGGGGGAAGCCGTCGCTCGTTTTGCGCCGACAACGAAACCAGAAGACATTCGCGACAAAATAGAGTCACTTTTAAATAAGTAA
- a CDS encoding GNAT family N-acetyltransferase, which yields MNHNDIHYALCQSPEELAVAAALIDQRDDNAHPLDHQVFARARAVVLAKTLEGEIVGCAAIKAGTGNVGELGYLVVSPLFRRKGIGQGLTLKRIEVAKAQGIALLFATIRDENHASRVNLLKAGFHFWRNYLSIRGTGNTVGWYYLALGDEVDIDGTMQTLVGDRVPAG from the coding sequence ATGAATCACAACGATATTCACTATGCCTTATGCCAAAGCCCTGAAGAGTTAGCTGTCGCTGCAGCATTAATTGACCAGCGGGATGATAATGCTCATCCGCTCGATCATCAGGTATTTGCGCGCGCGCGCGCGGTGGTGTTGGCGAAAACCCTCGAAGGCGAGATTGTCGGCTGCGCTGCGATTAAAGCGGGCACAGGCAATGTGGGGGAGCTGGGTTATCTGGTGGTATCGCCTTTATTTCGTCGCAAAGGTATCGGCCAAGGATTAACACTTAAGCGGATTGAAGTGGCTAAAGCGCAGGGGATTGCCTTGTTGTTTGCCACGATCCGAGATGAGAATCACGCCAGTCGGGTAAATTTACTCAAAGCCGGGTTTCACTTTTGGCGTAATTACTTGAGCATTCGGGGGACGGGTAATACTGTGGGGTGGTATTACTTAGCCTTGGGTGACGAAGTCGATATTGACGGTACGATGCAAACCCTGGTGGGGGATCGTGTACCTGCGGGTTAA
- a CDS encoding YfaZ family protein — protein sequence MAKFRVASVLLLSAAALQVNASEFNLGLNNDVVSTELELQMNKDTNAVLGYIYSDDSGHIAQGAMHMIHDAGVHHFEVGAKLSQLWADEAPNGSTVSVGARYALALGPNISLQAAAYYAPSVLSFGDVDGQYELDSKVQYNINPNMALYVGYRKIAFEYDNARDFTFEDGAYIGGKFRF from the coding sequence ATGGCTAAGTTCCGAGTTGCAAGTGTCTTATTGTTGAGTGCAGCTGCGCTGCAGGTGAATGCGTCAGAATTTAATCTTGGTTTAAACAACGATGTAGTTTCTACTGAGTTAGAACTGCAAATGAATAAAGATACCAATGCCGTATTAGGGTACATTTATTCAGACGATAGCGGTCATATTGCCCAAGGCGCAATGCATATGATTCACGATGCGGGAGTACATCATTTTGAAGTTGGGGCTAAATTAAGCCAACTATGGGCTGACGAGGCGCCAAACGGAAGCACAGTATCAGTCGGTGCTCGTTATGCATTAGCGTTAGGGCCAAATATTTCTTTGCAAGCCGCAGCTTACTATGCGCCATCGGTATTGTCTTTCGGTGATGTCGATGGTCAATACGAGTTGGATTCAAAGGTGCAATACAACATAAACCCGAATATGGCACTTTATGTCGGTTACCGTAAAATTGCCTTCGAATACGATAATGCCCGTGATTTTACCTTTGAAGATGGTGCGTACATTGGCGGTAAATTCCGCTTCTAA
- a CDS encoding IS5-like element ISSod6 family transposase, producing MPRLMLTDARWEKLFHLMKSTGRVYDKPEHRQTFEGILYRLRTGIPWRDLPKEFGHWSTVFRRFHLWSKKGVLAHLFKALANLADIEWVFIDGSIVRAHQHSAGAATLSNESIGKSRGGNSTKIHLAVDSGGLPIYFELSEGQKHDITHAPSLIEHLKQVDTVIADKGYDSDAFRELIANKGGKSVIPRRRYKNTPQERVDWCLYRYRHLVENAFGRIKHYRAISTRYDKLARNYASMVSLAFMLMWLPMHC from the coding sequence ATGCCAAGACTTATGCTAACCGATGCACGCTGGGAAAAGCTATTTCATTTAATGAAAAGCACAGGCCGTGTTTATGACAAACCTGAACATAGACAAACATTCGAAGGTATTCTTTACCGCCTTAGAACAGGTATCCCTTGGCGAGATTTACCTAAAGAGTTCGGTCATTGGAGCACGGTCTTTAGACGGTTTCATTTATGGTCTAAGAAAGGCGTTCTAGCACATTTATTCAAGGCCTTAGCCAACCTTGCTGATATAGAATGGGTCTTTATTGATGGCTCGATAGTGCGAGCTCACCAGCACAGTGCAGGTGCAGCGACGCTAAGTAATGAGAGTATTGGTAAAAGTCGAGGCGGTAATTCAACCAAAATTCACTTAGCCGTCGACAGCGGAGGATTACCGATTTATTTCGAATTATCAGAAGGCCAAAAACACGATATTACACACGCCCCCAGCTTAATTGAGCACCTGAAGCAGGTTGATACCGTCATTGCAGATAAAGGTTATGACAGCGATGCTTTTCGTGAACTTATCGCCAATAAAGGCGGGAAATCTGTTATTCCAAGGCGCCGCTATAAGAATACACCTCAAGAAAGAGTCGATTGGTGCTTATATCGGTATCGACATTTAGTGGAGAATGCTTTTGGAAGAATAAAACACTATCGAGCAATATCAACAAGATATGACAAGCTAGCAAGAAATTACGCCAGTATGGTGTCACTGGCGTTTATGTTAATGTGGCTGCCGATGCATTGCTGA
- a CDS encoding DMT family transporter — protein sequence MAPLLMILAAQLLIASGNLLVKLLETNTPVFQLVLYRQLFATLLVLPFVWHLQGNLKLSPFYKVHLSRALLIGLGNAIFMLAVLHLPLATVTAVIYSSPLILLLLSAFFLNERIGYRRSVAGLIGFTGILLISQPTEVNLYIGLAFFGAMISAINSLILKAYSTHEHPFSTLFWSNAFAMVFLIPATWYEGANFSLPVAQVGLTLGVFYVGMTYLIIHAYRRADASQMAPVEYTGLIFAALLGWWFLDETLSVVVCIGIGLVIFSSLLPSYGELKAKWKSRRR from the coding sequence ATGGCACCTTTATTGATGATTTTAGCGGCCCAATTGTTGATAGCCAGCGGTAACCTATTGGTTAAGTTGCTTGAAACTAACACACCAGTGTTTCAACTTGTGCTTTATCGCCAATTATTTGCCACGCTTTTGGTACTGCCTTTTGTCTGGCACCTACAGGGAAATCTAAAGTTAAGTCCCTTTTACAAAGTGCATTTAAGCCGAGCCTTGTTAATCGGCTTAGGTAACGCCATTTTTATGTTAGCGGTATTACATTTACCCCTTGCAACTGTCACCGCAGTTATTTATAGCTCACCGCTGATACTGCTGTTATTGTCAGCATTCTTTTTAAATGAACGCATAGGCTACCGACGCTCAGTGGCTGGTCTCATTGGATTTACGGGAATATTGCTGATAAGCCAGCCGACCGAAGTTAATCTCTATATTGGCTTAGCTTTTTTTGGTGCAATGATCTCAGCAATAAATAGCCTCATTTTGAAGGCATATTCAACCCATGAGCATCCATTTTCAACACTCTTTTGGTCTAATGCCTTTGCGATGGTTTTTCTGATACCTGCAACCTGGTACGAGGGCGCAAATTTTAGTCTACCCGTCGCCCAAGTTGGGTTAACTTTAGGCGTGTTTTATGTCGGAATGACCTACCTGATTATCCACGCCTATCGACGCGCAGATGCCAGCCAAATGGCACCGGTGGAATATACAGGTCTAATTTTTGCAGCACTGCTTGGTTGGTGGTTTTTAGATGAAACCCTAAGCGTTGTGGTTTGCATAGGCATTGGCTTGGTGATTTTCTCATCCTTACTGCCAAGCTATGGAGAACTGAAAGCAAAATGGAAAAGCCGGCGAAGGTAA
- a CDS encoding GGDEF domain-containing protein — MSKTNLHNFWCFLLLFWTFSPFALSAEIALDSPYLFHAEAKQLPPADFKEVSQWMGQLKEASSVSLTGGDYWMVSPVMVNSRQTRWVVDASNSIIESVDYWLLGSDGSVQFAHSGYYAPYEFLFDYGRKVRLNMGTDYWLVTRLSSQYFSSAPEVALESQEAHQLTTDRMAMAILLCLGGLLFIAFYNLLIYISIFDKAFLYYGLYVLAYLGGWALTFHLPAHLFNFHQLELHHLFFISLPIFNIMFYKHFLQLPSYSPRLWRLSQYLLIACVIALPTSIWLLPYTAIIASVLIMLWIALAITCGNVCLMKGFAPARYFIMAFTCLLLPAVIILPGNMGITPDFIEHAEFATLLGGTVDALLLSLALANKLKLMSEERKAHIEELGIAWEKARLDALTRVGNRYAFDEFMNSQLAFANKVVNPMALVLLNADSLKMVNDTLGHQEGDRLLQRLVQFLQSTNIAQLKIYRISGDEFVAILPASGVTSFVNTLRGLTAQFATEGFRDCQFSFGIAINADVANPHEWLRSADTSLYHSRMEKRRQEYADTRTGEIVSL; from the coding sequence ATGAGCAAAACTAACTTGCATAATTTCTGGTGCTTTTTGTTGCTGTTTTGGACTTTTAGTCCGTTTGCCCTTAGCGCTGAAATTGCGTTGGATTCCCCCTACTTATTCCACGCAGAGGCTAAGCAGCTTCCGCCTGCTGATTTTAAAGAGGTCAGCCAGTGGATGGGGCAATTAAAGGAGGCTAGCTCAGTAAGCCTTACTGGTGGTGATTATTGGATGGTTTCCCCTGTGATGGTCAATAGCCGCCAAACACGTTGGGTGGTAGATGCCAGTAATTCAATTATTGAATCAGTGGATTATTGGTTGCTGGGCAGTGATGGTTCTGTACAATTCGCCCACAGTGGTTACTACGCGCCCTATGAGTTTTTATTCGATTATGGGCGCAAGGTTAGGCTGAATATGGGCACTGATTATTGGTTAGTGACTAGACTTAGCAGTCAATATTTCTCCTCCGCGCCTGAAGTGGCATTAGAGTCGCAAGAGGCGCATCAATTAACGACTGACCGCATGGCCATGGCGATACTGCTTTGTTTGGGCGGGTTACTGTTTATCGCTTTTTATAATTTACTGATTTACATCTCTATTTTTGACAAGGCATTCTTGTATTACGGCCTATATGTATTGGCTTATTTGGGGGGGTGGGCGCTGACGTTCCATTTACCAGCTCACTTATTTAACTTCCATCAGCTTGAATTACATCATTTGTTTTTTATCAGTTTGCCGATATTTAACATTATGTTCTACAAACATTTTTTGCAGCTTCCTAGTTATTCACCTCGATTGTGGCGGCTTAGCCAATACTTGTTGATTGCCTGTGTTATAGCCTTACCAACCAGCATTTGGTTGTTGCCCTATACCGCGATTATTGCCTCAGTCTTAATCATGCTTTGGATTGCGCTGGCTATTACCTGCGGTAATGTGTGCTTGATGAAAGGCTTTGCTCCCGCACGCTATTTTATTATGGCTTTTACCTGTTTATTGCTACCAGCGGTCATTATTTTACCCGGTAATATGGGGATAACCCCCGATTTTATCGAGCATGCTGAGTTTGCCACTTTACTAGGCGGTACTGTGGATGCCTTACTGTTATCCCTTGCTTTGGCTAATAAACTTAAGCTTATGTCTGAAGAACGTAAAGCACACATCGAAGAGTTAGGTATCGCTTGGGAAAAAGCACGGCTTGATGCATTAACGCGAGTAGGTAACCGTTATGCCTTTGATGAATTTATGAATTCTCAATTAGCCTTTGCCAATAAGGTCGTTAACCCTATGGCGCTGGTGCTGCTCAATGCTGACAGCCTCAAGATGGTGAATGACACCTTAGGACATCAAGAGGGGGATCGTTTACTACAAAGACTTGTGCAGTTTTTGCAATCGACCAATATTGCCCAACTTAAAATCTACCGAATCAGTGGTGATGAGTTTGTTGCTATCCTGCCTGCGAGTGGCGTGACGAGCTTTGTTAACACGCTAAGAGGATTAACTGCGCAATTTGCTACGGAGGGCTTTAGGGATTGCCAGTTTAGTTTTGGCATTGCGATTAATGCTGATGTAGCCAACCCCCATGAGTGGCTTCGTAGCGCAGATACGAGTTTATATCACTCGCGTATGGAAAAACGGCGCCAGGAATATGCCGATACCCGTACGGGGGAAATTGTTTCGCTCTAA
- a CDS encoding magnesium transporter, with protein MTEHEAEYETNTQADVGQVVQQLTEVEGEEQAEVFSEILNEAEPGTIALALESLPLDERYERWQQVEFSERVTVLSLMRADPRMGILKQMPDNEVDLLFAQLSPEDLIEWSDYLPESFTDRALAQMGERQRQRFELYDQYSENEIGRYTDHQMLVLSDKATVAQAQRFFRRIELDCNDNLFIVDEADKYLGTVRRYDIFKHEPHEPLISLLSEDSRALTANTTLLDAAEAIEHSREIELPVIDDAGELIGRVTLRAATALVREHYEAQLMATAGMDESDDLFAPILKGAQRRAVWLGINLLTAFLASATIGLFENVLSQVVALAVLMPIVASMGGIAGSQSLTLMIRGMAMGQISAGNLFSLMKNELGIGLVNGTLWAIVIGLVAGWWFADSIIGIVIGCAILINMAVAALAGVFVPMILQRFNQDAALSGSVILTTVTDVVGFFTFLGMATILYL; from the coding sequence GTGACTGAACATGAAGCCGAATACGAAACAAACACGCAGGCCGATGTTGGTCAGGTTGTTCAGCAACTCACTGAAGTTGAAGGTGAAGAACAAGCTGAAGTGTTCAGTGAAATCTTAAATGAAGCTGAGCCAGGCACGATTGCATTAGCACTGGAGTCCTTACCTTTAGACGAGCGTTACGAGCGTTGGCAACAGGTTGAGTTTAGTGAACGTGTGACTGTGCTGAGTTTAATGCGTGCCGATCCCCGTATGGGGATCCTCAAGCAGATGCCCGATAACGAGGTCGATCTGCTATTTGCCCAATTAAGTCCTGAGGATTTAATTGAGTGGAGTGATTATCTCCCCGAAAGCTTTACCGACCGAGCCTTGGCCCAAATGGGCGAGCGTCAGCGGCAGCGGTTTGAGTTGTACGACCAATATTCTGAAAATGAAATTGGCCGTTATACCGATCATCAAATGTTAGTGCTCAGCGATAAAGCAACGGTAGCGCAGGCACAGCGTTTTTTTAGACGAATAGAACTCGACTGTAACGACAATTTATTTATTGTCGATGAAGCGGATAAATACCTCGGCACTGTTAGACGTTATGATATTTTCAAGCACGAACCCCATGAGCCGCTGATTTCACTGTTATCGGAAGATAGTCGTGCATTAACCGCGAACACGACGTTACTCGATGCTGCAGAGGCGATAGAGCATAGTCGTGAAATCGAATTACCTGTCATTGATGACGCAGGGGAGCTAATCGGCCGTGTCACCTTAAGGGCCGCTACCGCCTTAGTGCGCGAACACTATGAAGCGCAATTAATGGCAACCGCAGGTATGGATGAGTCCGATGACTTATTCGCCCCGATTCTGAAAGGTGCCCAGCGCCGAGCGGTGTGGCTTGGGATTAACTTACTCACCGCTTTTTTAGCCTCGGCAACTATTGGCTTATTTGAAAACGTATTATCCCAAGTGGTAGCGTTGGCCGTGTTGATGCCGATCGTCGCGTCCATGGGCGGGATTGCGGGAAGCCAGTCGCTCACGCTGATGATCCGCGGTATGGCAATGGGGCAAATTTCTGCAGGTAACCTATTCTCTTTGATGAAGAACGAGTTAGGGATTGGGTTAGTTAATGGCACCCTGTGGGCGATAGTGATAGGGCTGGTGGCGGGTTGGTGGTTTGCCGACAGTATCATTGGCATAGTGATTGGCTGTGCAATTTTGATCAATATGGCGGTTGCGGCCTTAGCTGGGGTGTTTGTGCCGATGATTCTACAGCGTTTTAATCAGGATGCGGCGCTGTCTGGTTCAGTGATTTTAACCACTGTGACCGACGTGGTGGGTTTTTTCACTTTCCTCGGTATGGCGACAATACTGTACCTTTAA
- a CDS encoding M1 family metallopeptidase, whose protein sequence is MPIAPTAWDLTRDYHSFANTDQVQVTHLSLTLTVDFEARTLLGEAVLSLRYIESQVAELWLDTRGLAILSVMTEAQVPLEFSLEESNEILGQKLSIRLPQLQCERVCIRYLTSMQAQGLQWLAPEQTAGKQLPYLFSQSQPINARSWIPLQDTPKVRITFDAKVQVPKGMRAVMSAMNHPETPLEGTFQFEMEKPIPTHLLALAVGDLAFQVIGPRSGVYTEPCMLEAAATEFADTEHMLDVAQSLLGPYAWGRYDMIILPPSFPFGGMENPRLAFLTPTLIAGDKSLVSTVAHELAHSWTGNLVSNATWRDLWLNEGFTTYFTNRIVEQVYGREQAELEWVIEFGRLQEEIAALPLHRQTLPANVQQADPNLAFNRFTYDKASMFVHDLERRLGRAEFDKFLFTYVQHFAFKAITTEMFVKYAKAALVEAYPDKISEAELLEWIYGEGLPQGYVGPTSRSLDKVDDALNDFLQGKAAALLNVKSWRVHHWQYFLTQLPEVLSQVQLMDLDDSFKLTESNNAEIACDWFRVAIRNHYDPVLPALSRYLQRIGRGKFVRPLYAELNIAGYHTELQSIYSSARSGYHPSIQVQLDRMFKS, encoded by the coding sequence ATGCCAATAGCACCCACAGCATGGGATTTAACTCGGGATTATCATTCTTTTGCTAATACTGACCAAGTGCAGGTAACCCACCTTTCCTTAACGCTTACGGTTGACTTTGAGGCTCGTACCTTGCTTGGTGAGGCAGTGCTCTCTCTCAGGTATATAGAGTCGCAGGTTGCTGAATTATGGCTAGATACCAGAGGTTTAGCTATTTTATCGGTAATGACCGAGGCTCAAGTTCCCCTTGAGTTTTCACTCGAGGAGTCGAATGAAATACTCGGCCAAAAATTATCCATTCGTTTACCGCAGTTACAATGTGAACGGGTGTGCATTCGTTATCTCACATCAATGCAGGCACAGGGATTACAGTGGCTAGCGCCAGAGCAAACGGCAGGTAAACAGTTACCTTATCTGTTTAGCCAATCGCAACCGATTAACGCCCGCAGCTGGATACCATTGCAGGATACGCCTAAGGTACGGATTACCTTCGATGCTAAAGTTCAAGTACCTAAAGGAATGCGCGCTGTAATGAGTGCGATGAATCATCCTGAGACGCCACTAGAAGGGACATTTCAATTTGAGATGGAAAAGCCCATCCCCACACATTTATTGGCGTTAGCCGTTGGTGATTTAGCATTTCAAGTCATTGGCCCACGTAGTGGCGTCTATACCGAACCTTGTATGTTGGAAGCTGCGGCAACTGAGTTTGCCGATACCGAACATATGCTTGATGTGGCGCAATCATTATTAGGCCCCTATGCCTGGGGGCGCTACGATATGATCATCTTGCCTCCGAGTTTTCCCTTCGGTGGGATGGAAAATCCGCGTTTAGCTTTTTTAACCCCAACCCTGATTGCGGGGGATAAGAGCCTAGTCTCAACGGTTGCCCATGAGCTGGCTCATTCATGGACAGGAAATTTAGTCAGTAATGCCACGTGGCGAGATCTCTGGTTAAACGAAGGTTTTACGACCTATTTCACCAATAGGATTGTGGAACAAGTCTATGGCAGGGAACAGGCCGAACTGGAATGGGTGATTGAATTTGGTCGACTACAAGAAGAAATCGCTGCCTTGCCACTTCATCGGCAAACCTTGCCCGCCAATGTGCAGCAGGCCGATCCTAATTTGGCCTTTAATCGCTTTACCTATGATAAGGCGTCGATGTTCGTCCATGATTTAGAGCGTCGTCTGGGGCGAGCCGAGTTTGATAAGTTCCTGTTTACCTATGTGCAGCACTTCGCTTTTAAGGCGATTACTACAGAAATGTTTGTCAAATACGCAAAAGCGGCTTTAGTCGAAGCCTATCCGGATAAGATAAGTGAAGCCGAACTGCTGGAGTGGATTTACGGTGAGGGGTTGCCTCAGGGATATGTGGGGCCGACATCGCGAAGTTTAGATAAAGTCGATGATGCCTTGAACGATTTTTTACAGGGTAAGGCTGCGGCTCTGCTTAATGTAAAAAGCTGGCGTGTGCATCATTGGCAATATTTTTTGACTCAATTACCTGAAGTGCTGTCGCAAGTACAATTAATGGATTTGGATGACAGTTTTAAATTGACCGAATCGAACAATGCTGAAATTGCCTGTGACTGGTTTAGAGTTGCCATCCGTAATCATTATGATCCCGTTCTGCCAGCACTCAGCCGCTATTTGCAGCGTATCGGCCGGGGCAAATTTGTCCGTCCGCTTTACGCTGAATTAAATATAGCTGGTTATCATACTGAGTTACAAAGCATTTATTCAAGCGCGCGCTCGGGCTATCACCCATCCATTCAAGTGCAGTTGGATAGAATGTTTAAGTCGTAA